The sequence below is a genomic window from Candidatus Aminicenantes bacterium.
AAAACGCTTAGCCTGGAAAAAATGTGTGGGGCCGTTTCGTTTCGCCGTTCACAGGCGACGCCGGCGCAGGGGCAACGTCATGCAACGACAACCGCCGCCGCCCCGGGCCAGTTCACTTCCGTCCACGGTGATCACGCAGCGTGAATACGCGTGTGGATCGACCTTGCGTTTCAGGACATCGGTGGCACGGAGCACCTCATAACCGGAACGGTTCAGTTCCTCAAGGGTATAGACATTGCGATCGTAGCCGATCAGTTTCCCGGGCGCGAAAGCAAAAAAATTGGCCCCGCTGTGCCATTGCTCCCGCTGTTGGATCCACGCGTCTTTGCGACCGCCGCAGTAAAGTGGCTCCAGCTCCATGCCGGCCTTTTCAAGGGCTTTCATGAGATTCTCTGCTTCACTGATGTGCACCTTACCGTTATCCACTTCAATGAGAACCGAGTGGAAAGGGTTGGGGCGGCCGACCAGAGGTTCGTAGATCATGCATTGGTGTTGATCAAGGAGGGTGAAGATCATGTCCAGGTGGATAAAGGATTCCGGCCTGGGGGGCAATTGCTGTACGACGATGCGGCCGGGTTTTTTATGCTTCTTGAGTACATCGATCACAAAATCGATTCCCCGGGTGTTGGAACGGGAACTGTTGCCGATCAGGAGCAGATCTTTCCCGGCCACCAGGATGTCGCCGCCTTCCAGCGTGACCGGCTCACCATTGTCTTCGCGGCGGGGGGAGTGCATCCGGGTCGAGAATAAGGGGTGATGAGAGAATATGGCCGCGGTAATCACCGCTTCGCGATCCCGCACGCGGCGGGCCATCCGGCCGATAATCAACTCATTTCCAAAGACAACCGCGGCATCGCGGGTAAAAAAGAAGTTGTGAAGGGGCCGCAGGGAGTAGCGCTCTTCACTGAGGAAACGGCTGAGGTTGTCGCGCTCCAGTTCCACGCCCTCGATCAACTGCCGGGCCAGTGCTTTTGGGGCCAGTTCCAGGAGTCGTTCATGCAAGTACATGGCATTCTCGTTGCGGCAGATCTGAGTGACCAGCTCAATCCTGGTTTTCTCTTTATCGAGAACGTCGGTCAGCAACTCCAGGATATAAAAAACCCGGGTGAATTGTTCCAGTATCCCGGAAAATTGCCGGTAACCTCGGGCCGCCACCTTGCGGTTCAGAATGTCACTGTACAGGGCGCGTTCCGCGTTGCCCGGGGTCATGTTCTCGATTTCTGCGCCCGGGTTATGCAAGACAACTCCCTCCAGTATGCCGATCTCGGATTCAACTTGAAGATCAAACGATTCCGCCATGAAACTCTCCTGGTCGATTTTCGCCAGCATTAAACGCCAGGACCAAGCGGTTGTCAACTTGCACCTTTCCTACATCCGAAATCCGAAACAGATTTAAATGATCGGTTCTATTACGTTTCGTGTGGGTAAACATATATTGGGAATCAGTAAGCAGTTGTGAGGAAGAGTACCCAGAGGGCATACATACCCGCAGGGCATAAAGCATAAGCGAACGCAAACGGCAGGTTCCGGGGCCCCATGGGCTGAGGCAGGACG
It includes:
- a CDS encoding arginine deiminase → MAESFDLQVESEIGILEGVVLHNPGAEIENMTPGNAERALYSDILNRKVAARGYRQFSGILEQFTRVFYILELLTDVLDKEKTRIELVTQICRNENAMYLHERLLELAPKALARQLIEGVELERDNLSRFLSEERYSLRPLHNFFFTRDAAVVFGNELIIGRMARRVRDREAVITAAIFSHHPLFSTRMHSPRREDNGEPVTLEGGDILVAGKDLLLIGNSSRSNTRGIDFVIDVLKKHKKPGRIVVQQLPPRPESFIHLDMIFTLLDQHQCMIYEPLVGRPNPFHSVLIEVDNGKVHISEAENLMKALEKAGMELEPLYCGGRKDAWIQQREQWHSGANFFAFAPGKLIGYDRNVYTLEELNRSGYEVLRATDVLKRKVDPHAYSRCVITVDGSELARGGGGCRCMTLPLRRRRL